In a genomic window of Anas acuta chromosome 9, bAnaAcu1.1, whole genome shotgun sequence:
- the EEF1AKMT4 gene encoding EEF1A lysine methyltransferase 4, whose translation MRPCPPHTHPPRYRDWGYWEQRYRQGAAEPREWLGGFARFRELLEAELKHGDKILVLGCGTSTLSYDLHEGGYRDVTSIDFSPACIEAMRARYSHCPGLRWAVMDVRSLAFPDASFDVVLEKATLDVLLVDEKDPWRVSAPAAAAMHRVLAEVSRVLRPGGRFLSITFAQPHFRAPHYAQEAFGWSLRHAACGDAFHYFLYVMCKGQPLTPSQLALGERLWHPPPPPSPPPPLDEEEDEDYLLAIEL comes from the exons ATgcggccgtgccccccccacacacaccccccccgGTACCGGGACTGGGGGTACTGGGAGCAGCGGTACCGGCAGGGGGCTGCCGAGCCCCGGGAGTGGCTGGGGGGGTTCGCACGGTTccgggagctgctggaggctgagctCAAGCACGGGGATAAGATCCTCGTCCTCG GCTGTGGGACCAGCACCCTGAGCTACGACCTCCACGAGGGGGGCTACCGGGACGTCACCAGCATCGACTTCTCTCCGGCCTGCATCGAGGCCATGCGCGCCCGCTACTCCCACTGCCCCGGCCTGCGCTGGGCCGTCATGGACGTGCGCTCCCTGGCCTTCCCCGACGCCTCCTTCGACGTGGTGCTGGAGAAGGCCACCCTGGACGTGCTGCTGGTGGACGAAAAGGACCCCTGGCGCGTCtcggcccccgccgccgccgccatgcaCCGGGTGCTGGCGGAG GTGAGCCGGGTGCTGCGCCCGGGGGGGCGCTTCCTCTCCATCACCTTCGCCCAGCCCCATTTCCGCGCCCCCCACTACGCGCAGGAGGCCTTCGGCTGGTCCCTGCGGCACGCCGCCTGCGGGGACGCCTTCCACTACTTCCTCTACGTCATGTGCAAGGGGCAGCCCCTGACCCCCTCCCAGCTGGCCCTGGGGGAACGGCTCTGGcaccccccgccgccccccagcccgccgccccccctggatgaggaggaggacgaggactATCTGCTCGCCATCGAGCTGTGA
- the ALG3 gene encoding dol-P-Man:Man(5)GlcNAc(2)-PP-Dol alpha-1,3-mannosyltransferase codes for MAALLRRAWRGRREALLEPRYTPLVAACLCLAEGGVNLWVIRRVPYTEIDWQAYMAEVEGFANGTRDYTQLRGDTGPLVYPAGFVYIFLGLYYATGRGADVRLAQYIFAGLYLLNLLLVFRIYCRTNKVPPYVFFFMCCASYRIHSIFVLRLFNDPVAMAILFLAVNLFLEERWSWGCLLFSLAVSVKMNILLFAPGLLFLLLKRFGLLGCIPKLCICALLQVLLGLPFLLANPVGYLSRSFDLGRQFQFKWTVNWRFLPEEVFHSRVFHALLLLAHLAGLGLFALHRWHRSGESILSLLKDPADRKQLSPPLSVNKIVFVLFSSNFLGVCCSRSLHYQFYVWYFHTLPYLLWCTPTAKLAHMPKVLLLGVIELCWNTYPSTVCSSLSLHICHGLVLLQLWYGTAPLPAPHAPQPGKKPAPLSKKAR; via the exons ATGGCGGCCCTGCTGCGCCGGGCATGGCGGGGCCGGCGGGAGGCGCTGCTGGAGCCCCGCTACACCCCGCTGGTggctgcctgcctctgcctggCGGAGGGGGGGGTCAACCTCTGGGTCATCCGCAGGGTGCCCT ACACCGAGATCGACTGGCAGGCCTACATGGCGGAGGTGGAGGGCTTCGCCAACGGCACCCGCGACTACACGCAGCTGCGCGGTGACACCGGGCCCCTGGT ctACCCGGCCGGCTTCGTCTACATCTTCCTGGGGCTGTACTACGCCACGGGGCGCGGCGCCGACGTCCGCCTGGCGCAGTACATCTTCGCCGGCCTCTACCTCCTCAACCTCCTCCTGGTCTTCCGCATCTACTGCCGAACCAACAAG GTCCCCCCGTACGTCTTCTTCTTCATGTGCTGCGCCTCCTACCGCATCCACTCCATCTTCGTCCTGCGGCTCTTTAACGACCCCGTGGCCATGGCCATCCTCTTCCTCGCCGTCAACCTCTTCCTGGAGGAGCGCTGGTCCTGGGGCTGCCTCCTCTTCAG CCTGGCGGTGTCGGTGAAGATGAACATCCTGCTCTTCGCACCCgggctgctcttcctcctcctcaaacGCTTCGgcctcctgggctgcatccCCAAGCTGTGCATCTGCGCCCTGCTGCAG gtgctcctggggctgcccttCCTGCTGGCCAACCCCGTGGGCTACCTGAGCCGCTCCTTCGACCTGGGGCGCCAGTTCCAGTTCAAGTGGACGGTGAACTGGCGCTTCCTGCCAGAAGAGGTTTTCCACAGTCGGGTTTTTCacgccctgctgctgctggctcaccTGGCCGGGCTGGGGCTCTTCGCCCTGCACCGGTGGCACAG GTCCGGCGAGAGCATCCTGTCCCTGCTCAAGGACCCCGCCGACAGAAAGCAGCTGTCCCCTCCACTGAGCGTCAACA AGATCGTCTTCGTCCTCTTCTCCTCCAACTTCCTGGGCGTCTGCTGCAGCCGCTCCCTGCACTACCAGTTCTACGTCTGGTATTTCCACACGCTGCCCTACCTGCTGTGGTGCACCCCCACCGCCAAGCTCGCCCACATGCCCAA ggtgctgctgctgggcgtGATCGAGCTCTGCTGGAACACCTACCCCTCCACGGTCTGCAGCTCCCTCTCGCTGCACATCTGCCACGGACTcgtcctgctgcagctgtggtatggcacggccccgctgccggccccgcaCGCGCCCCAGCCCGGCAAGAAGCCCGCTCCCCTCTCCAAGAAGGCGAGGTGA